In Desulfomonile tiedjei DSM 6799, a genomic segment contains:
- a CDS encoding IS110 family transposase, whose protein sequence is MPSRNQNNTTISVVHEISCGLDVHKNSVSACLLYSDSSGTEQSEMREFQTFTDDLIKLKEWLLERECPVIAMESTGPYWTPVHNVLEDSVKVILVNARHMRNVPGHKTDISDSRWLAGLLRHGLLKAAFIPPKHQRQWRDLTRMRRNYKEDLGDFQRRVHKLFQQSNIKIDSVVSDLFGATGRNLMKLLISGNNSPTISEVENCLRGSLQDKAAELHRSVQGFFEAHHRFLLSLLLNTIENLETQISILESRIKEVMRDAQEAIRRLEEIPGVGAVSSHAILAEIGPTLTEFPTAHALASWCGLSPGNNQSGGKRFSGKSPVKKNHLKTIMVEVAWPAIKARGSYYRAKYYALKARLGAKKAIIAVAHKILKTIYHVLKYGVHFKDLGETYLLERNREAKIKYLTWQASLIGYELVPLDQPAATAQAPIFT, encoded by the coding sequence ATGCCCTCAAGAAACCAGAATAACACTACCATATCAGTCGTGCACGAGATATCGTGCGGATTGGACGTCCACAAAAATTCCGTGTCAGCGTGTCTGTTGTATTCAGACAGTTCCGGTACAGAGCAATCCGAAATGCGTGAGTTCCAAACATTCACAGATGACCTTATCAAACTCAAGGAATGGCTCCTGGAACGAGAGTGTCCTGTAATTGCGATGGAGAGTACAGGACCATATTGGACTCCTGTTCATAACGTCCTTGAAGATTCCGTCAAGGTTATCTTGGTGAATGCCCGACACATGAGAAATGTTCCAGGCCATAAGACCGACATCAGCGACAGCAGATGGCTAGCCGGACTCTTGCGTCACGGCCTGCTCAAGGCCGCCTTTATTCCTCCGAAACATCAAAGACAGTGGCGTGATTTGACCCGAATGAGAAGAAACTACAAAGAAGACCTCGGGGATTTCCAACGCCGCGTTCACAAGCTCTTTCAACAGTCAAACATTAAAATCGATTCCGTGGTATCCGACCTGTTCGGCGCAACGGGCCGCAACCTCATGAAACTCTTAATCTCAGGCAACAATTCCCCTACGATTTCCGAGGTTGAAAATTGTCTGAGAGGATCGCTGCAAGACAAGGCAGCGGAGCTCCATCGCTCTGTCCAAGGCTTCTTCGAGGCCCATCACCGGTTCCTGTTGTCTCTTTTGCTCAACACGATCGAAAACCTAGAGACCCAAATCTCTATCCTTGAATCCCGTATCAAGGAAGTAATGAGAGACGCTCAGGAAGCGATCCGGCGGCTCGAAGAGATTCCCGGTGTAGGCGCGGTTTCCTCCCATGCCATATTGGCCGAGATAGGCCCAACCCTGACTGAGTTCCCCACCGCCCATGCCCTCGCTTCCTGGTGTGGCCTCTCTCCCGGAAACAACCAAAGCGGTGGCAAGCGATTCAGTGGCAAGAGCCCTGTCAAAAAGAACCACCTAAAAACCATCATGGTTGAAGTAGCCTGGCCGGCAATCAAGGCACGAGGATCCTACTACCGGGCCAAATATTACGCCCTGAAAGCGCGCTTGGGGGCCAAAAAGGCCATAATCGCAGTAGCCCACAAAATCCTTAAAACCATTTACCATGTACTCAAATACGGAGTACATTTCAAAGATCTCGGAGAGACTTACCTGCTCGAAAGAAACCGAGAGGCCAAGATAAAATACCTTACCTGGCAAGCGTCTCTCATTGGGTACGAACTCGTACCCCTGGATCAACCGGCAGCAACAGCCCAAGCACCTATATTCACTTAG
- a CDS encoding CBS and ACT domain-containing protein — protein MLVKDWMSKDVTSLNITDTLQHAINLSSEKNISIMPVLESGKLVGIVTDRDLKRVSPSDATRLNVEEIKYRLSRVEVGTIMTPHPIIVPPDYTIEETAEILLTNKISGVPVVDDKGTILGVITKNDLFKAMMSLTGLLKRGLQFGFLLEDRPGSIKEVTDIIRHYDGRLASILSSYERAPQGYRHVYIRAFNIDRSTMTQLLEELKANANVLYMVDHRENKREIYADSLQDLALKTLEVTSGSIS, from the coding sequence ATGTTAGTAAAAGATTGGATGAGCAAAGACGTGACCTCCCTCAACATCACCGATACTCTACAGCATGCCATAAATTTGTCTTCTGAGAAGAACATAAGCATTATGCCGGTGCTGGAGAGTGGAAAACTCGTGGGGATAGTGACAGATCGGGACCTGAAACGGGTATCACCTTCAGATGCAACCCGTCTGAATGTAGAAGAGATTAAATACCGACTTTCCAGGGTCGAAGTCGGAACGATAATGACCCCCCATCCCATAATTGTCCCGCCGGATTACACAATCGAAGAGACTGCTGAAATTCTCCTAACGAACAAAATTTCGGGCGTTCCGGTGGTGGACGACAAAGGTACCATTCTTGGTGTTATTACCAAGAATGACCTGTTCAAGGCTATGATGTCTCTCACTGGTTTATTGAAACGAGGACTGCAATTTGGTTTTCTGCTGGAAGACAGGCCCGGCTCGATAAAAGAAGTTACTGATATTATACGCCATTATGACGGAAGATTAGCAAGTATTTTGAGCTCTTATGAAAGAGCTCCGCAAGGGTACAGGCACGTTTACATCCGTGCATTTAACATAGATAGGAGCACGATGACCCAGCTTTTGGAAGAGCTCAAGGCAAATGCGAATGTGCTCTATATGGTCGATCATCGCGAGAATAAAAGAGAGATTTACGCAGATTCATTGCAGGATCTTGCACTGAAGACTCTCGAAGTCACGTCCGGCAGCATCTCCTAA
- a CDS encoding universal stress protein gives MVPRKILFCTDFSENSQPAWKLAVEYAQAFHAELLILHVIDYNDFPGYVDWAEKLREILGNVERTANERLESMMRESGQSTKTVKTYCRTGTTYQEVVRLAQEESADLIILGTHGRSGVKHLVMGSVARSVLRTAHRPVLIVEGS, from the coding sequence ATGGTCCCCAGAAAAATTCTCTTCTGTACAGACTTTTCGGAGAATAGCCAGCCGGCCTGGAAGCTGGCGGTGGAATACGCACAGGCCTTCCATGCAGAACTTCTCATTCTCCACGTAATCGATTACAATGATTTTCCGGGCTATGTCGATTGGGCCGAAAAACTGCGAGAAATCCTTGGGAATGTGGAACGCACTGCCAACGAGCGCCTTGAGTCGATGATGCGGGAAAGCGGTCAGTCCACGAAAACTGTGAAGACCTATTGCCGAACTGGTACGACCTACCAGGAAGTCGTTCGTCTGGCACAAGAAGAATCGGCAGATTTGATCATTCTGGGAACGCATGGACGAAGTGGTGTTAAGCATCTTGTCATGGGAAGCGTTGCCAGAAGCGTTCTAAGAACTGCGCACCGACCTGTGCTTATCGTGGAAGGCTCATAA
- a CDS encoding endonuclease V has translation MIAAVDVHYHSAGGATAAVIVFRDWREDRAEAEFLENIAQVEPYVPGNFYKRELPCLLPVLQKVQHTLEAVIVDGYVWLAPDNRPGLGAHLYRALGSGIAVIGVAKDPYRESSNALPVIRGRSRKPLYVSAVGIDPALAAKHVASMQGRYRIPTMLKRVDRLCRSLRDFPGI, from the coding sequence ATGATCGCCGCAGTTGACGTTCACTATCACTCTGCAGGCGGCGCAACAGCCGCTGTTATAGTGTTCCGAGACTGGCGGGAAGACAGAGCCGAGGCTGAATTCCTGGAAAACATCGCACAAGTGGAACCATATGTACCAGGCAACTTCTACAAACGTGAATTACCATGTCTGCTCCCGGTGCTCCAAAAAGTGCAACACACATTGGAAGCGGTAATTGTAGATGGCTACGTGTGGCTTGCTCCGGATAATCGACCTGGTCTGGGAGCGCATCTCTACCGGGCTCTGGGTTCTGGAATCGCTGTGATAGGCGTGGCGAAGGATCCCTATAGAGAGTCGAGTAATGCCCTCCCAGTGATTCGCGGTCGCAGCCGTAAACCGTTATACGTCTCTGCTGTTGGCATCGATCCGGCGTTGGCAGCGAAGCACGTTGCATCAATGCAAGGACGCTATCGCATACCAACCATGCTCAAGCGAGTCGATCGATTGTGCAGATCGCTTCGTGATTTTCCCGGCATCTGA
- a CDS encoding nucleoside-triphosphatase: MDGKEGILAQDDWDGPITVGRYGVNLYELEHIAVPSIIASNTDQIIVIDEIGKMECFSSLFRNTLVRALDSPNLVIGSISLKGGKFIQDIKNRPDLKVYSVLENNRDELPDILTQALMENR; encoded by the coding sequence CTGGACGGCAAAGAAGGTATTCTTGCACAAGATGACTGGGATGGACCGATAACGGTTGGCAGATATGGAGTGAATCTTTATGAGCTTGAACACATTGCCGTTCCATCAATTATTGCCTCTAACACAGATCAGATAATAGTAATCGATGAGATAGGCAAGATGGAATGCTTCTCTTCCTTATTCCGGAATACCCTGGTTCGGGCACTGGATTCTCCAAATTTGGTTATTGGTTCCATCAGTTTGAAAGGGGGAAAATTCATTCAGGACATAAAGAACCGCCCGGATCTGAAAGTGTACTCGGTCTTGGAGAACAATAGGGACGAATTGCCTGATATTTTGACTCAAGCTCTCATGGAAAACCGATGA
- a CDS encoding DUF362 domain-containing protein, whose product MERRISRRSFLKKSAIALSTVALCDSRGIGSAVAAPQNKSQVFFTKDISVNGLLKIYAKVNQGMTGKIGIKLHSGEPHGPNLLPIELIKGLQPHIPNSTIVESNVLYPSPRRTTKGHLETIKTNGFDFCPVDIMDADGDVMLPIPGMREFFDKWLDPSLTQRPFIPGVHLTDIAVGKSLMNYDSLLVYTHFKGHTSGGFGGSLKNIAIGCASGQVGKRQVHGEGWSKGPLFLERMVEAGKGITGHFDPHITYINVLKNISVDCDCNAHGAKPTCDDIGIVGSTDILAIDKASVDLVYALPPDQRRDIVERIESRSGLHQLEYMKTLNMGNDRYELITL is encoded by the coding sequence ATGGAAAGGCGAATTTCGCGTCGCAGTTTCCTGAAAAAAAGCGCGATAGCATTGAGTACCGTTGCCCTATGCGATTCTAGGGGCATAGGCAGCGCTGTTGCCGCACCACAGAACAAATCCCAAGTATTTTTTACAAAGGATATCAGTGTCAACGGATTGCTGAAAATCTATGCCAAAGTCAATCAAGGTATGACAGGCAAAATTGGTATCAAGTTACACAGCGGTGAGCCGCATGGGCCGAACCTGTTGCCAATAGAGCTCATCAAGGGCTTGCAGCCGCATATTCCGAACAGCACCATCGTCGAATCCAACGTCCTCTATCCAAGTCCTAGAAGAACCACAAAAGGGCATCTCGAGACTATCAAGACGAACGGATTCGATTTTTGCCCGGTCGACATAATGGACGCGGACGGCGACGTCATGCTTCCCATACCGGGAATGCGTGAGTTTTTTGACAAGTGGTTGGACCCCTCGTTAACGCAGCGCCCCTTTATTCCGGGAGTGCATCTCACCGATATCGCTGTGGGAAAGAGTCTTATGAACTACGATTCCCTCCTCGTTTACACGCACTTCAAGGGCCACACGAGCGGCGGCTTTGGCGGATCGCTCAAGAACATCGCCATAGGCTGTGCGTCGGGACAGGTAGGAAAGCGCCAGGTACATGGCGAGGGCTGGTCTAAAGGGCCGCTCTTTCTGGAGCGCATGGTCGAAGCGGGCAAGGGAATCACCGGACATTTCGACCCGCATATCACCTATATCAATGTCCTCAAGAATATCTCCGTTGACTGCGACTGCAACGCACATGGTGCAAAGCCTACTTGCGACGACATCGGCATAGTCGGGTCGACGGATATATTGGCTATCGACAAGGCTTCGGTCGATTTGGTGTATGCGCTGCCGCCAGACCAACGACGCGATATTGTGGAACGCATTGAGTCCCGAAGCGGGCTGCACCAGCTTGAATACATGAAGACTCTAAATATGGGCAATGATCGGTATGAGCTGATCACACTCTGA
- a CDS encoding DUF362 domain-containing protein: MSVPVYLAELTVKKPSDHRLAKIKRLCEAVDLAEKVKPLGKGGEDDVVAIKLHFGETGNDTYLHPTFARQVVDCVKAAGGRPFLSDTCTLYKSTRHNAVDHLETAYRHGFTPYVVDAPVIIADGVTSKSYEEVSVNLKHFSSVKIAQAFRSANAMVVLSHFKAHMMGGFGGALKNLAMGCAPQAGKIDQHGRNVVIYPGCVGCGECVKVCPQSALFLEKVEKGRHVVVDKSRCIGCYECVTVCKQGVIGIDEPGEYTSFVERMMEYAYGAVQGKEGRICYLNFVMNVTTQCDCAGWSEPALVPDLGILASTDPVALDTACFDLVNMAPNLIHLDGHDLHSCGYDKFAALRPNTRGRHQLEYAEAIGMGSLDYDLIKV; encoded by the coding sequence ATGTCTGTTCCCGTCTATCTGGCGGAGCTCACTGTGAAGAAGCCATCGGACCACCGTTTGGCCAAGATCAAACGGCTTTGCGAGGCAGTCGACCTTGCGGAAAAGGTAAAGCCGCTCGGAAAGGGTGGTGAGGACGATGTGGTTGCAATCAAGCTGCATTTTGGCGAAACGGGCAACGACACGTATTTGCACCCGACCTTCGCTCGACAAGTCGTTGACTGTGTGAAGGCAGCGGGTGGCCGTCCTTTCCTCTCGGACACCTGCACGCTTTATAAGTCCACCCGACACAACGCCGTGGATCATCTGGAAACAGCCTATCGTCACGGCTTCACACCGTACGTCGTGGACGCGCCGGTGATTATTGCCGACGGCGTAACGAGCAAGTCCTACGAGGAGGTATCCGTCAATCTGAAGCATTTTTCGAGTGTGAAGATAGCGCAGGCCTTCCGTTCCGCTAACGCCATGGTGGTGCTCTCCCACTTCAAGGCTCACATGATGGGCGGCTTCGGCGGCGCACTCAAGAACCTCGCTATGGGCTGCGCTCCACAGGCAGGGAAGATCGACCAGCACGGCAGAAACGTGGTGATATATCCCGGCTGCGTAGGCTGCGGCGAATGCGTGAAGGTGTGCCCGCAATCCGCGCTCTTTTTGGAAAAGGTCGAAAAAGGCCGACACGTCGTCGTCGATAAATCCCGCTGCATCGGCTGCTACGAATGTGTAACCGTGTGCAAGCAAGGGGTGATCGGCATTGACGAACCCGGCGAATACACTTCCTTTGTCGAACGCATGATGGAATACGCCTACGGAGCGGTCCAGGGCAAGGAAGGCCGCATCTGCTACTTGAATTTCGTAATGAACGTGACCACGCAGTGCGACTGCGCCGGGTGGTCGGAACCGGCCCTCGTGCCGGATCTGGGCATACTCGCATCGACCGATCCCGTTGCCCTGGATACGGCATGCTTCGATCTGGTGAATATGGCACCCAACCTCATCCATTTGGATGGGCACGATCTGCACTCTTGCGGGTACGATAAGTTCGCGGCGCTCCGTCCGAATACCCGCGGCCGGCATCAGTTGGAGTATGCCGAAGCAATCGGCATGGGCTCACTCGACTATGATCTGATCAAGGTGTAA
- a CDS encoding uracil-xanthine permease family protein, giving the protein MTRPKDLVYAVDEVPPPIKLGALGLQLVSVLAIYLVLVVIVVREAGASEEAAQQAVSLGMIALGAGAVFQGLWRGPVGSGYLAPPVLSAVYLHSSIVAAKIGGLPLVCGMTIVAGGFEAILSRLLLRFRRYFPPVVSGLIVLAVGIELGLVGAEKLLVVEPGVSAEYFRVHLAIATLTVSVMVGLSVWGKGMFRLLCTLIGILVGLIAAIAAGHINHADVARIWAAPIFAIPSLSHISYSFHFSLVVPFLFAGLAAGLRVIGVIMTCQRLNDADWKRPEMKSIKGGVLADGIGCAVSGLIGGIGLSAAPSAVGISKATGATSRYIALAIGFWFAAFACFPKVSAIFLALPISVVGAGLVFTGSFMIVGGMNIITMQAIDIRKTFIIGISLPLALTQKVLPHYFATFPSWAQPMTGSLLTIATASGILLNLLFTIGMRRRESISVKLDETSLQEVTSMIQKSGKKWGSRADMTQRVAAMAAEVFGLLQERALADGPVTFSASFDEYSFVLDVTYKGTLLHLPPDRPLPHDLVEELPFSIGLSGFLQDIYPDRVESKAKDSVCSVRLEFQY; this is encoded by the coding sequence ATGACACGACCCAAGGACCTTGTGTACGCAGTGGACGAAGTACCACCACCGATCAAGCTGGGCGCTCTGGGATTGCAGTTGGTGTCGGTGTTGGCCATCTACCTTGTGCTCGTAGTGATCGTCGTGCGAGAAGCCGGAGCATCTGAAGAAGCTGCTCAACAGGCTGTGAGCCTGGGTATGATAGCCTTGGGTGCCGGTGCGGTGTTCCAGGGGCTTTGGCGGGGCCCGGTGGGCTCGGGTTATCTTGCACCGCCGGTGCTGTCTGCGGTGTATCTTCACAGCTCTATCGTGGCGGCTAAGATCGGTGGGCTTCCATTGGTATGCGGGATGACCATCGTTGCCGGCGGATTCGAGGCCATACTTTCACGTCTTTTGCTCCGTTTTCGCCGCTATTTTCCACCGGTGGTATCGGGCCTCATAGTGTTGGCCGTGGGAATTGAACTGGGGCTTGTCGGGGCTGAGAAGCTGCTTGTAGTGGAACCGGGTGTCAGCGCTGAGTACTTTCGAGTTCACCTGGCAATCGCGACGTTGACCGTATCGGTTATGGTAGGGCTGAGCGTTTGGGGTAAGGGCATGTTTCGGCTGCTGTGCACCCTCATTGGCATCCTCGTGGGGTTGATCGCTGCGATTGCCGCGGGTCACATCAACCACGCGGACGTAGCCCGGATATGGGCTGCCCCAATCTTTGCTATTCCCAGCCTATCACATATATCGTACTCGTTTCATTTCTCACTGGTCGTTCCTTTTCTTTTCGCAGGCCTTGCAGCCGGGCTAAGAGTCATTGGAGTGATCATGACATGCCAGCGGCTCAACGATGCGGACTGGAAACGTCCTGAGATGAAATCCATCAAGGGAGGAGTCCTTGCCGACGGAATCGGGTGCGCAGTATCCGGTCTGATCGGCGGGATAGGCCTGAGCGCTGCACCCAGCGCCGTGGGCATATCCAAGGCCACTGGAGCGACGAGTCGGTACATAGCTCTGGCCATCGGCTTTTGGTTCGCTGCTTTTGCCTGCTTTCCCAAAGTGTCAGCCATTTTTCTGGCTTTACCCATTTCCGTGGTTGGGGCAGGACTTGTGTTCACAGGGAGCTTCATGATCGTCGGGGGAATGAATATCATCACCATGCAGGCCATTGACATACGGAAGACTTTTATAATCGGTATTTCGCTGCCACTTGCGCTCACTCAGAAAGTGCTTCCACACTATTTTGCGACTTTCCCCAGTTGGGCGCAGCCCATGACCGGATCGCTGCTCACAATTGCCACTGCGTCAGGTATCCTACTCAACCTCCTCTTCACCATAGGGATGCGCCGTCGCGAGTCAATTTCCGTTAAGCTCGACGAAACGTCCTTGCAGGAGGTTACTTCTATGATACAGAAGAGTGGAAAGAAGTGGGGAAGCCGTGCGGATATGACTCAGAGGGTTGCGGCGATGGCCGCCGAGGTTTTCGGGCTTTTGCAGGAACGAGCCTTGGCCGATGGGCCGGTCACGTTCTCAGCAAGCTTTGATGAATATTCCTTTGTCCTTGACGTTACCTATAAAGGGACTTTGCTACACTTGCCTCCAGACAGGCCGCTTCCGCACGATCTCGTAGAGGAGCTTCCCTTCTCGATTGGGCTGTCCGGATTCCTCCAGGATATTTACCCCGATCGAGTGGAATCTAAGGCCAAAGACTCTGTTTGTTCGGTTCGTCTCGAGTTTCAATACTGA